From a single Gavia stellata isolate bGavSte3 chromosome 5, bGavSte3.hap2, whole genome shotgun sequence genomic region:
- the GFRA4 gene encoding GDNF family receptor alpha-4, with the protein MKEGMAEAVSSSRDCLQAGESCTNDPICSAKFRTLRQCIAGNGANKLGPDAKNQCRSTVTALLSSQLYGCKCKRGMKKEKHCLSVYWSIHHTLMEGMNVLESSPYEPFIRGFDYVRLASITAGSENEVTQVNRCLDAAKACNVDEMCQRLRTEYVSFCIRRLARADTCNRSKCHKALRKFFDRVPPEYTHELLFCPCDDTACAERRRQTIVPACSYESKEKPNCLAPLDSCRENYVCRSRYAEFQFNCQPSLQAASGCRRDSYAACLLAYTGIIGSPITPNYIDNSTSSIAPWCTCNASGNRQEECESFLHLFTDNICLQNAILAFGNGTYLNAAVAPSIPPTTQMYKQERNANRAVVTLRENIFEHLQPTKVAGEERLLRGSTRLSSGTSSPAAPSRWAASPLQMWLLPALAVLSLFVM; encoded by the exons ATGAAGG AAGGTATGGCGGAAGCTGTCAGCTCGAGCAGGGACTGCCTTCAAGCAGGTGAGTCCTGCACCAACGACCCCATCTGCAGCGCCAAATTCAGAACCCTCCGGCAATGCATCGCAGGCAATGGAGCCAACAAGCTGGGCCCTGACGCCAAGAACCAGTGCCGGAGCACCGTGAcagccctgctctccagccagcTGTATGGCTGCAAGTGCAAGCGAGGcatgaaaaaggagaagcacTGCTTGAGTGTCTACTGGAGCATCCACCACACATTGATGGAAG GCATGAATGTACTGGAGAGTTCCCCTTACGAGCCGTTCATCAGGGGCTTTGATTATGTCCGGCTGGCATCCATCACCGCAG GGTCTGAGAATGAGGTGACCCAGGTGAACCGGTGTCTGGACGCCGCCAAAGCCTGCAATGTGGACGAGATGTGCCAGCGGCTGCGGACGGAGTACGTCTCCTTCTGCATCCGACGCCTGGCCCGGGCTGACACCTGCAACCGCTCTAAGTGCCACAAGGCTCTGCGCAAGTTCTTCGACCGCGTGCCGCCCGAATACACCCACGAGCTGCTCTTCTGCCCCTGCGATGACACAGCCTGTGCCGAACGCCGGCGGCAGACCATCGTTCCTGCCTGCTCCTATGAGTCCAAGGAGAAGCCCAACTGCCTGGCGCCTCTGGACTCCTGCCGGGAAAACTACGTCTGCAG GTCACGCTATGCCGAGTTCCAGTTTAATTGCCAGCCATCCCTGCAGGCTGCGAGCGGCTGCCGGAGGGACAGCTATGCTGCCTGTCTGCTGGCGTATACAGGGATCATAG GCAGCCCCATCACACCCAACTACATTGACAACTCAACTTCCAGCATAGCTCCCTGGTGCACGTGCAATGCCAGCGGCAACCGGCAGGAAGAGTGTGAGAGCTTTCTGCATCTCTTCACCGACAATATCTGTCTCC AGAATGCCATTCTGGCCTTTGGCAATGGGACCTACCTGAATGCAGCTGTGGCCCCATCCATCCCCCCCACCACACAGATGTACAAGCAGGAGCGAAATGCCAACAGAGCTGTGGTGACCCTCAGAGAGAACATCTTCGAGCACCTCCAGCCCACCAAG GTGGCCGGAGAGGAGAGGCTCCTGCGGGGCTCCACTCGTCTGTCATCAGGGacctccagcccagcagctccctcccgcTGGGCAGCCTCTCCGCTGCAGATGTGGCTTCTCCCCGCTCTTGCTGTGCTGAGCCTCTTCGTGATGTGA